A DNA window from Hordeum vulgare subsp. vulgare chromosome 1H, MorexV3_pseudomolecules_assembly, whole genome shotgun sequence contains the following coding sequences:
- the LOC123431160 gene encoding uncharacterized protein LOC123431160, translating to MPPYKAQPKHPDWPKPKPKPSPCLRFPSSPARQPPHPRFPIFALAAPRRSPQPSAPTAMPAAAAPAPAPPAPSLDARTGGRVLRRAAAHLLYPASLPPLLLAALLLLLFRSALFAGTLRLSSFADRDPALRSLLLRLSPPAQPSPPVPQHHLPRRRSPFTSSSSSLSDDDFLVGPFDPATSAPSSRRNASYHNIFFTSFSTPKPYPVPLSQLLSASVSPFLLAIHNETSSPKPASPRGGELRLLDLTRRDAAAIINLLALLSSAHVLAILGYITVHSIALGTVFASVAGRHLPERRRGFFFSGVAMGARRLTGFAFLRWATRDAVVQMLCLWFFADVHDQAQLFRLFVVAKLMPFSASANPWLAAAISGPELDGFFIAWALLDAVVSVLFTVVPWVVAMDRDPRPPGRNAVKEGCYLVSLMATDATLIKCWETVVCGSMGRLLMVTFGGKVLGGFLHSFAEVYFMVVWLMFYFAARCKESRLGGRQFGLEDVAAALN from the coding sequence ATGCCGCCCTACAAAGCCCAACCAAAGCATCCAGACTGGCCCAAGCCCAAGCCCAAGCCTAGCCCGTGTCTCCGGTTCCCTTCGTCACCCGCGCGTCAACCTCCGCATCCTCGATTCCCCATTTTTGCCCTCGCCGCGCCTCGCCGATCCCCACAGCCCAGCGCTCCCACCGCCATGCCGGCAGCCGCCGCGCCCGCGCCCGCGCCACCGGCGCCGAGCCTGGACGCGCGTACGGGTGGCCGCGTACTGCGCCGAGCGGCGGCGCACCTCCTCTACCCGGCCTCGCTCCCGCCGCTCCTCCTcgcggcgctcctcctcctcctcttccggtcAGCCCTCTTTGCTGGCACGCTTCGCCTCTCCTCCTTCGCGGACCGCGATCCCGCCCTCCGctccctccttctccgcctctccCCTCCCGCCCAGCCCTCCCCGCCGGTTCCGCAGCACCACCTCCCCCGCCGCCGGTCCCCCTTCACTTCCTCTTCGTCCTCCCTCTCCGACGACGACTTCCTCGTCGGACCCTTCGACCCGGCCACCTCCGCCCCCTCCAGCCGACGCAACGCCTCCTATCACAACatcttcttcacctccttctccaCCCCCAAACCCTACCCCGTACCCCTCTCCCAGCTGCTTTCCGCATCCGTTTCCCCTTTCCTCCTTGCCATCCACAACGAGACCTCCTCGCCGAAGCCTGCCTCGCCCCGTGGTGGTGAGCTCAGGCTGCTCGACCTGACCAGGCGCGATGCTGCAGCGATCATCAACCTCCTCGCTCTGCTCTCATCTGCTCATGTGCTCGCTATCCTCGGGTACATCACTGTGCACTCCATAGCTCTGGGCACGGTGTTCGCTTCTGTAGCGGGGCGCCACCTGCCTGAACGGCGGCGAGGGTTCTTCTTCTCCGGTGTGGCAATGGGCGCTAGGAGGCTCACAGGGTTTGCATTCCTGCGATGGGCGACTCGGGATGCAGTTGTGCAGATGCTCTGCCTCTGGTTCTTTGCTGATGTGCATGACCAGGCGCAGCTGTTCAGGCTCTTTGTGGTCGCCAAGCTCATGCCTTTTTCGGCATCTGCAAACCCATGGCTTGCTGCAGCCATTTCTGGCCCagagcttgatggcttcttcaTTGCGTGGGCTCTTCTTGATGCTGTTGTATCGGTGTTGTTCACGGTCGTGCCATGGGTGGTTGCAATGGATCGTGATCCGCGTCCGCCTGGCCGTAATGCTGTGAAGGAAGGCTGCTATCTTGTGTCATTGATGGCAACCGATGCCACCTTGATCAAGTGCTGGGAGACAGTGGTGTGTGGCAGCATGGGGCGGCTCCTTATGGTTACATTTGGTGGCAAAGTTCTTGGCGGGTTCCTCCACTCATTTGCAGAGGTGTACTTCATGGTGGTTTGGCTGATGTTCTACTTTGCAGCAAGGTGCAAGGAGTCACGATTGGGTGGCCGTCAGTTTGGACTGGAGGATGTGGCAGCTGCTCTCAATTGA